Below is a genomic region from Patescibacteria group bacterium.
TCTAAAATTTCCAAAATTGTGGGCGCAATATTTGCCAAACGCCCAGGATGAAGGTTTTGATATTTTCTCACATCGTCAATGATAATAAAGGGGACATCAGAAGTGCTGTGCTCGGTTTCAGGTTCTGAAGTTTTTGGGTTTAACATTTGTTCGGCATTGCCATGGTCGCCGGTGATGATCGTGACCCCTTTATGGCGCTTCATTTCATTCACAAAACTGCCCACGATTTTATCTAAATAAGTAACTGCCGCAATAGTTGCCTGCATGTTGCCGGTGTGGCCAACCATATCCGCATTGGCAAAATTAATTACCATAAAATCAAATTTATTTAAATTTTCAATTGCTGTTTGGGCAATTTCGGCCGCAGACATTTCGGGTTGAAGATCGTAAGTAGATATTTTTTGGGAGGGGATTAGAATTCTTTTTTCTCCAGGAAATGGGTTTTCCCTGCCACCATTAAAAAAATAAGTAATATGGGCGTATTTTTCAGTTTCTGCCAAATGCAGTTGCGTGAGATTATTGTTCGATAAAATTTCCGCTAAACAATTTTTAACTTCAGCCGGGACAGGAAAGGCTACTTTTATATCTAATGAATTCTCGTATTCATAAGGCACTAAGCTGGCAAAATAACACTTTTTAAGTTTTTTGGTATGAAATTCTTTAAATTTGGGATCGCAAATGCTCCGCACGATTTGTCTCATTCGATCAGCACGAAAATTAAAAAATAAAACTGCATCGCCATCTTTAATTTGACCGGCTGGTTGATTTTTAGCTTCAATACTGGTCGGTTCAATAAATTCATCAGTTTTACCAGCAGCATAATTTGCGCTCACCGCTTTTCGGGCATCGCTTGACACCGCGCTTTTGCCTTCGACAATCACTCGATATTCT
It encodes:
- the gpmI gene encoding 2,3-bisphosphoglycerate-independent phosphoglycerate mutase; translation: MKKISPFALVILDGWGISPSWGGNAISLAETSNMNRYWSIYPHTQLKASGDNVGLPGQEMGNSEVGHLSIGTGRVLKQDISRINQSISDGSFFKNPVINAAFDWTKKHNSSLHFVGLVSDGGVHSHINHLFSLLDYAQQKELDSVFIHAFCDGRDTPTTAAISFIAKLTDKINQTKVGRIASIGGRYYAMDRDKRWERTEREYRVIVEGKSAVSSDARKAVSANYAAGKTDEFIEPTSIEAKNQPAGQIKDGDAVLFFNFRADRMRQIVRSICDPKFKEFHTKKLKKCYFASLVPYEYENSLDIKVAFPVPAEVKNCLAEILSNNNLTQLHLAETEKYAHITYFFNGGRENPFPGEKRILIPSQKISTYDLQPEMSAAEIAQTAIENLNKFDFMVINFANADMVGHTGNMQATIAAVTYLDKIVGSFVNEMKRHKGVTIITGDHGNAEQMLNPKTSEPETEHSTSDVPFIIIDDVRKYQNLHPGRLANIAPTILEILDIPKPQEMENSLFAQNHYHGLPTTT